Part of the Nitrosophilus alvini genome, AGAGGATAGCTTAAGAGTTCTCAGAGGTATGCAGTTTGCTGCTAGATTTGGATATAAGATAGATAAAAAAAGTGCTGAAATTATGAAAAAGATAGATCTTGATGATTTGAGCAAAGAGAGAATTTTTTGGGAGTTTGAAAAACTTTTCGGGGCAAAATATCTACATTTTGGGTTATATTATCTTTTATGCCTAAAGATTTCGGAAAAAATACTTAAAATTAGTCCCAAAAAATATGAGTTTTTCAAAATCTCAAAAGAGCTTGCCAAAAAAAGAGAAAAATTTCAGCCTCATCTTAAAAAATTCTATTTTTTATATATATTTTCAAAAAATTTACATAGAAATCCGCTGTTTTTTTTAGATAGAATAGGAGCTACAAACGAGTATCGAAAGGCTCTTAGCAAACAGAAATTTGTTCCGAAAAATATAACGGACAGGTTTTTGGTAGCTCTTTCTATGCTCTATCCTATCAGAGACTGGCTTGGAAATTATGCTGATGAGGTAAAGAAAAGAGCTCTTATGCTTGGCGTATGGGATAGATGTTTTGACGGAGGAGTAACACCCAAACAGCTTATCAAAGAGGGCTACAGTGGTAAAGAGCTTGGAATAGAACTTAGGCGCAGAAGACTTGA contains:
- a CDS encoding CCA tRNA nucleotidyltransferase; amino-acid sequence: MEEHEIKRWDIGSHLYELLPLRLKKELEFLKNFFDPYTHRIYLVGGAVRDLYRIYTKQVSPEEANITDIDIEVYSVEPHFFDELMKKIGAKGVGKSFFVYKFGSNIDIALPRIERKIGVGHKAFEVKLAYDEREASKRRDFCMNALMLNIYNCNLLDFWGGLDDILNRRIKIIDEEKFKEDSLRVLRGMQFAARFGYKIDKKSAEIMKKIDLDDLSKERIFWEFEKLFGAKYLHFGLYYLLCLKISEKILKISPKKYEFFKISKELAKKREKFQPHLKKFYFLYIFSKNLHRNPLFFLDRIGATNEYRKALSKQKFVPKNITDRFLVALSMLYPIRDWLGNYADEVKKRALMLGVWDRCFDGGVTPKQLIKEGYSGKELGIELRRRRLEIIRKRYKGRV